TTGTAAAATTTTATTTGGTGTAAATGCAATATTAGTCTTTCTGGTAAAATAAATAACAAACAAAAGACTGTTTAGCACCCAAAAATAATGGTTTTCTGTGTATTCGCAAACTTTTTTGAGCCCGATTATATTGACGAATATTTGCGGATAAAAAATGTAAGAGATTGTTCTTTTAAAACAAATGCTTGCTTTTTTTAAATCGATATATAGGTACTTTTGTTTTTGTGTAAGTAAAAGAAATAATGATTCGTCATTTACTTGCTATGTGTGCAATAAAATACACGCCCTATTCATAACTTTAAGACCATTTCATGCCATATTTAACTTCTAATTACTATTTTTGAACCAAACAGTTATCTAACATCTTTATTGAGTGAAATACTTTAGTACCAACAGACATTTGGCGGGCGGCTATATACCAACGCATACATTTTCGGAGGCATTGCTTATGGGCATCGCCCCAGATGCGGGTTTGTTTATGCCCGAAACACTGCCGCACTTTTCGGCGGAGCAGCTACAAACCATGCGCGGCAAAACCTACGCCCAAATCGCTACAGAAGTGCTTTTTCCTTTTGTGGAAGGACAAATGAGCAAGGACGATTTGGCCGCTATCGCCGCAGATGCTTACGGTTTTGATATTCCTTTGGAAAACATAGATAAAAATTTCTGGGTGGCGCGTCTCGACCAAGGCGCGACGGCTTCTTTCAAAGATTTTGCGGCGCGTTTTATGGCGCGTGCGACGCGTTATTTTCTGCCTGCCCAACAAAAACTTACGGTGTTGGTGGCCACTTCTGGCGACACGGGCAGCGCAATCGGCGCAGCGTTTCAGGGCATCGAAGGCGTGAAAGTTTATATTCTGTATCCGCAACGCGAAGTGAGTTTTGTACAAGAACAGCAACTTATCCGCATCGGCGGCAACGTGCAGGCTCTGGCCATCGACGGGAAGTTTGACGATTGCCAAAATATTGTAAAACAGGCTTTTGCAGACAAAGAACTAACCAGTCTCAATCTTTCTTCGGCCAACTCCATCAACGTTGGCCGCGTATTGCCGCAGGCCGTTTATTATTTTTATTTGTGGCAAAAATTAACCGAACACACAGACGAAGCCATCAATTTTGTAGTTCCGTCGGGCAATTTGGGCAACTCGCTGGGCGCAGAATTGGCGCGTCGGATGGGTTTGCCTGTGGAGCGTTTGGTTATCGCGACGAATGCCAACCGTGCCGTACCTGATTTTCTGAAAAATGGTATTTATAAAAAAATTAGTCCGTCGGTGGCGGCTGTTTCCAACGCCATGAACGTAGGCAATCCGAGCAATTTGGCCAGATATTTTGAGCTTTACGGCGGCACGCTGGACAAAGACGGCTACACGCACCAAGCCCCAGACATCGCCCAAATGCGCGAACATTTGCTTTCGGTGGCCATTTCTGACACCGAAACCGTAGAGACCATCAAATATTTTTACAAAAAATACGCTTGCGTACTCGAACCGCACGGCGCAGTTGGCGCGGCAGCTTACCGTAAGTTTCAGGATAAATTAGCCGCCCGCAAAACGATATTGTTGGAAACGGCACACCCTGCCAAATTCCCCGAAATCGTGATGCAGGAATTAGGTTTTGCACCACCCGTACCGAAAGCATTGCAAGCATTTTTGCAAAATCCTGCGCACAAAATTGAGCTTGCCAATGAGTATAAAGCATTGAAAAACATTTTATTAGCCTAACGAAAATGCAAACAGATTTTCAAATTTCGGGTTTTGGATTAGTGTTGCTTTTCATGTTGGGAGCAGCGGCTTTTTTGGGAATTAATTTACTTATTTCAAAAGTTTTGCGCCCCGATGCACCCAATCCCGAAAAGAATTTGCCTTACGAATGTGGCGAAGAAGCCATCGGTTCGGTTTGGGGACAATTCAATATTCGGTTTTATGTAATTGCCCTGATTTTCATTTTGTTTGATGTGGAACTTGCTTTTATGTTTCCGTGGGCGACGGTTTTCGGCAACGAGCAATTGCAAGCCGCTTCGGGCGGTTCGTGGGGTTGGTTTGCGTTGGCCGAAATGGGATTTTTTGTGTTAATCTTGGCCGTTGGATTGGCGTATGCTTGGCAGCGCGGCCACTTGGATTGGGCAAAACCAAAACCACAATTGCCGACGGCCGCCGAGCCACTACCCGAACAAATTTACGAACGCTTTTTAAAGTGATTTTATCTAATCAAATTGCCGTATTATTCTAAAACAATTCAAAAAAAACGATGGGATTATTTTCTGGAATTATGGGGAATGCAGGAGCTGTAAACCCCGACGACTTACAAAAAGATTTTGGTAAACTTTTGATTGAAGATGAAAGTATCGAAATGGGTTTCAAACTTATCAGAGACACTTTTATTTTTACAAACAAACGCCTGATTCTGGTTGATGTACAAGGACTTACGGGCAGCAAAGTAGAATATTTATCTATTGCCTACAAAGCCATTACGCGTTTTAGCGTAGAAACTACAGGTACTTTTGACCTTGACGCGGAGCTAAAAATCTGGATTTCGAGTGAGGCTCTACCAAGCATTTCCAAAAGATTTAATAAATCTGTAAACGTTTATGATGTGCAAGCTCTTTTGGCGCGCCACGTCCTGAAATAGTTTATTTACATTTTGAGACAATAAAAAAAAACTCTCCGACATGACTCAGAGAGGTTTTTTTATTTTATTGATAAACAGTAGGTTAACCGCTGCAAGACTCGCAAGCGTCTGGGTTGTCCAGCGAACAAGCCATGTCAGAGGCTTTTTGCTCGATGGTTACCACCGTGTTGCTGAGTTGTGGCTTTTGGGCTTCTATCGTAAACTTGATAGCGTCGGCAGCCGACTTGGTACGCAAATAATACATACCTGTTTTTAAGCCTTTTTTCCATGCGTAGAAGTGCATAGACGTTAGTTTGCCGAAGTTCGGGTCTAACAAGTGAATGTTAAGGCTTTGGCTTTGACAAATAAACGCGCCTCTGTCGGCGGCCATGTCGATAATGGCTTTTTGGCTAATTTCCCAAACCGTTTTGTAAATGTCTTTGATGTTTTGAGGAATATCCGCAATGTTTTGTACCGAACCGTTGGCTTCGATAAGTTTATTTTTCATGCGGTCGTTCCATAAGCCCAACGAAACCAAGTCTTTAAGTAAATGTTTATTTACCACAGGGAACTCACCTGACAATACGCGGCGGTTGTAAATGTTGGAAGTATAAGGCTCAAAACATTCGTTATTACCCAAAATCTGTGAAGTAGAAGCCGTCGGCATTGGCGCAAGCATCAAAGAGTTACGCACACCGTGTTGCATTACTTCTTTACGCAAACTTTCCCAATCCCAGCGACCAGAATCTGGCGTAACGTTCCACATATCAAACTGGAAAATACCTTGCGAAATCGGCGAACCCGCAAACGTTTCGTAAGCACCATCGCGTTTGGCAAGCTCCATAGAAGCTGTTACGGCTGCAAAATATATTGTTTCGAAAATATCTTTGTTTAGGCCGCGAGCCTCTGGCGAATCGAATGGCATACGCAAACGAATAAACGCATCGGCCAAGCCTTGCACACCAATACCAATTGGGCGGTGACGCATATTAGACTTACGCGCTTCGTCCACTGGATAATAATTGATGTCAATGATACGGTTCAAGTTTTTGGTAATTACTTTCGTTACCTCAAACAAACGTTGGTGGTCAAAATAACCGTCAGCCGTAATGTATTTTGGCAAAGCCAACGAAGCCAAGTTACATACCGCAATCTCATCTGGTGCAGTATATTCCATGATTTCGGTACAAAGGTTAGACGATTTAATTGTACCAATATTCTTTTGGTTCGACTTACGGTTGGCGTGGTCTTTATAAAGCATGTACGGCGTACCTGTTTCGGTCTGCGACTCCAGTATTTCAAACCAAAGTTCTTGGGCTTTTACGGTACGGCGTGCGCGGCCTTCGGCTTCGTAACGCGTGTAAAGTTCCTCAAATTCATCGCCATACGTTTCCGACAAATTCGGGGCTTCGTGCGGACAGAAAAGCGACCATTCGCCATTTTCTTCTACACGCTTCATGAACAAATCAGGAATCCAAAGAGCATAGAACAAATCGCGTGCGCGTAATTCTTCTTTCCCATGATTTTTCTTGAGTTGCAAGAAGTCGAACACGTCGGCGTGCCAAGGCTCAAGGTAAATCGCAAACGCGCCTTTACGCTTTCCGCCACCTTGGTCCACGTAACGAG
This genomic window from Flexibacter flexilis DSM 6793 contains:
- a CDS encoding PH domain-containing protein yields the protein MGLFSGIMGNAGAVNPDDLQKDFGKLLIEDESIEMGFKLIRDTFIFTNKRLILVDVQGLTGSKVEYLSIAYKAITRFSVETTGTFDLDAELKIWISSEALPSISKRFNKSVNVYDVQALLARHVLK
- the thrC gene encoding threonine synthase; this encodes MKYFSTNRHLAGGYIPTHTFSEALLMGIAPDAGLFMPETLPHFSAEQLQTMRGKTYAQIATEVLFPFVEGQMSKDDLAAIAADAYGFDIPLENIDKNFWVARLDQGATASFKDFAARFMARATRYFLPAQQKLTVLVATSGDTGSAIGAAFQGIEGVKVYILYPQREVSFVQEQQLIRIGGNVQALAIDGKFDDCQNIVKQAFADKELTSLNLSSANSINVGRVLPQAVYYFYLWQKLTEHTDEAINFVVPSGNLGNSLGAELARRMGLPVERLVIATNANRAVPDFLKNGIYKKISPSVAAVSNAMNVGNPSNLARYFELYGGTLDKDGYTHQAPDIAQMREHLLSVAISDTETVETIKYFYKKYACVLEPHGAVGAAAYRKFQDKLAARKTILLETAHPAKFPEIVMQELGFAPPVPKALQAFLQNPAHKIELANEYKALKNILLA
- a CDS encoding NADH-quinone oxidoreductase subunit A; the encoded protein is MQTDFQISGFGLVLLFMLGAAAFLGINLLISKVLRPDAPNPEKNLPYECGEEAIGSVWGQFNIRFYVIALIFILFDVELAFMFPWATVFGNEQLQAASGGSWGWFALAEMGFFVLILAVGLAYAWQRGHLDWAKPKPQLPTAAEPLPEQIYERFLK
- a CDS encoding ribonucleoside-diphosphate reductase subunit alpha, whose amino-acid sequence is MQVIKRDGRRESVKFDKITARIQKLCYGLEERFVDSIDVAKKVIDGLYDGVTTAELDNLAAETAAALTVKHPDYAVLAARIAVSNLHKTTNKSFSNTIKRLYQYIDPKTGENAALISKEVYEAVKKHAALLDSSIIYDRDFGYDYFGFKTLERSYLLKIDGKIVERPQQMLMRVAVGIHQDNIEAAIETYNLMSERWFTHATPTLFNAGTPKPQLSSCFLLTAKEDSIEGIYDTLKDCAKISQSAGGIGLSIHNIRATGSYIKGTNGNSNGIIPMLRVFNDTARYVDQGGGKRKGAFAIYLEPWHADVFDFLQLKKNHGKEELRARDLFYALWIPDLFMKRVEENGEWSLFCPHEAPNLSETYGDEFEELYTRYEAEGRARRTVKAQELWFEILESQTETGTPYMLYKDHANRKSNQKNIGTIKSSNLCTEIMEYTAPDEIAVCNLASLALPKYITADGYFDHQRLFEVTKVITKNLNRIIDINYYPVDEARKSNMRHRPIGIGVQGLADAFIRLRMPFDSPEARGLNKDIFETIYFAAVTASMELAKRDGAYETFAGSPISQGIFQFDMWNVTPDSGRWDWESLRKEVMQHGVRNSLMLAPMPTASTSQILGNNECFEPYTSNIYNRRVLSGEFPVVNKHLLKDLVSLGLWNDRMKNKLIEANGSVQNIADIPQNIKDIYKTVWEISQKAIIDMAADRGAFICQSQSLNIHLLDPNFGKLTSMHFYAWKKGLKTGMYYLRTKSAADAIKFTIEAQKPQLSNTVVTIEQKASDMACSLDNPDACESCSG